One Niabella beijingensis DNA window includes the following coding sequences:
- a CDS encoding Gfo/Idh/MocA family protein gives MLKIGIVGVGHLGKFHLNNWLEIEGVEVVGFYDPNEDTAREVIEKYNIKRFFDADAFLALCDAIDIVTPTTFHYQWCEKAIKLGRHVFVEKPFADTMDEARELVKLAKESNIKLQVGHVERFNPAFLALKEVTLKPMFIEVHRLAQFNPRGTEVSVILDLMIHDIDIILSIVKSDVKRISASGVAVLTETPDIANVRIEFDNGCVANLTSSRISMKKMRKMRLFQKDAYIGIDFLNKKTEIIKLKEATDANVFAFDIDTPGGGKKTIAMANPAVPEVNAIKKELEEFRDAILNNTQTVVSEIDGLKAMDVAHQILEKIGNNTIKN, from the coding sequence ATGCTAAAAATAGGGATTGTTGGCGTAGGCCATTTGGGGAAATTTCATCTGAATAACTGGCTGGAGATCGAAGGCGTTGAAGTGGTCGGCTTCTACGATCCGAATGAAGATACCGCCAGAGAGGTTATTGAAAAATATAACATCAAACGCTTTTTTGATGCAGACGCTTTTTTAGCGCTTTGCGATGCCATTGATATTGTAACACCTACCACCTTCCATTACCAGTGGTGTGAAAAAGCCATTAAACTGGGCCGCCATGTATTTGTAGAAAAACCGTTTGCGGATACCATGGATGAAGCGCGGGAACTGGTGAAACTGGCCAAGGAGTCCAATATCAAACTGCAGGTGGGTCATGTGGAGCGGTTCAATCCTGCTTTTCTTGCATTAAAGGAAGTAACCTTAAAACCCATGTTCATAGAGGTACACCGGCTGGCACAGTTCAACCCGCGTGGTACAGAGGTGAGCGTGATCCTCGACCTGATGATCCATGATATCGACATCATCCTCAGTATCGTAAAAAGCGATGTAAAACGGATCTCTGCAAGTGGTGTGGCCGTACTTACCGAAACGCCTGACATTGCAAACGTGCGGATCGAATTTGACAACGGTTGTGTCGCCAACCTGACTTCCAGCCGGATCTCCATGAAAAAGATGCGCAAAATGCGGCTGTTCCAGAAAGATGCTTATATAGGCATTGACTTCCTCAATAAAAAGACCGAGATCATTAAACTGAAGGAAGCAACCGATGCCAATGTTTTTGCATTTGATATCGACACACCCGGCGGTGGCAAAAAGACCATCGCCATGGCCAACCCCGCGGTACCGGAAGTGAATGCCATTAAAAAAGAGCTGGAGGAATTCCGCGATGCCATCCTGAACAATACTCAAACGGTAGTATCGGAAATAGACGGACTGAAAGCCATGGATGTCGCACACCAGATACTGGAAAAAATCGGCAATAATACAATCAAAAATTAG
- the mdh gene encoding malate dehydrogenase, with protein MKVTVVGAGAVGATCADNIARKELASELVLLDIKEGVAEGKSIDMMQTAALLGFDTKIKGVTNDYAATEHSDVVVITSGLPRKPGMTREELIGVNAGIVKSVTENILKYSPDTIIIVVSNPMDTMNYLTLQTSGLPKNRILGMGGALDSARFRYYLSQELGCSPADLNAVVIGGHGDTTMIPLIRHATWNSTPVTNFLTKEQQDKIVADTMVGGATLTKLIGTSAWYAPGAGTAAMVESILRDEKKLISCGVALEGEYGQKDISLVVPVIIGRSGWERIIDFKLSEEEQAAFNKSADAVRNMNDVLKTL; from the coding sequence ATGAAAGTTACTGTAGTAGGTGCCGGAGCAGTTGGAGCTACCTGTGCTGACAATATTGCCAGAAAAGAGTTAGCGTCCGAACTGGTGCTGTTGGATATCAAAGAAGGAGTGGCCGAGGGCAAATCCATCGATATGATGCAGACCGCAGCATTGCTGGGATTTGATACCAAGATCAAGGGCGTTACCAATGATTATGCGGCTACCGAACATTCCGATGTGGTGGTGATCACTTCCGGACTTCCGCGCAAGCCCGGTATGACACGCGAAGAGCTGATTGGCGTGAATGCCGGAATTGTCAAAAGTGTTACCGAAAATATTTTAAAATACTCTCCCGATACCATCATTATTGTGGTGTCCAATCCGATGGATACCATGAACTACCTGACCCTTCAAACCTCCGGGCTTCCCAAGAACCGGATCCTGGGAATGGGCGGAGCACTGGATTCGGCGCGTTTCCGGTATTACCTCAGTCAGGAGCTGGGCTGCTCACCGGCAGATCTGAATGCCGTGGTGATCGGCGGGCACGGTGATACAACCATGATCCCGCTGATCCGTCACGCCACCTGGAACAGCACACCGGTGACGAATTTTTTAACAAAGGAGCAGCAGGATAAGATCGTGGCAGATACAATGGTGGGTGGTGCCACACTTACAAAACTGATCGGAACATCCGCCTGGTATGCCCCCGGTGCAGGAACGGCCGCTATGGTGGAAAGCATCCTGCGGGATGAAAAGAAACTGATCTCCTGTGGTGTGGCCCTGGAAGGGGAATACGGACAAAAAGATATTTCGCTGGTAGTGCCGGTGATCATCGGCCGTAGCGGATGGGAGCGGATCATCGATTTCAAATTGTCGGAAGAAGAGCAGGCTGCCTTTAATAAAAGCGCGGACGCCGTGCGGAATATGAATGACGTGCTGAAAACCCTTTAG
- a CDS encoding RNA polymerase sigma factor, with product MEQAYLLPHLFRTEYSKIIAVLCNHFGIDYIEVAEDIVSDTFLTATELWGIKGVPENPVAWLYTVAKNKTRNYLKRHNLFEKKITEDLKKQPADFETDIDLSNSAIADSQLAMIFTVCHPAVSKEAQIALALNLLCGFGVQEIGDAFLTNKETIYKRLKRAKEKLREENIPIAPPSVLMVEDRQEAVLTTLYLLFNEGYYSVSGHHPLKKDCCMEAMRLTLLLLENTLTNTPATNAIMALMCFHASRFDARTNSNGEIILYEDQDTRLWNKELIEKGLYYMNNSASGNQISKFHLEAGIAYWHTHSEDTKEKWEAILQLYNKLLMLEYTPVAALNRTYALAKANSVEEAITEAEKLNLTDNHFYFVLLGKLYEHTDPTKARTLLQTAKDLARSENDRQLIQKKISELKEIS from the coding sequence ATGGAACAGGCCTACCTCCTCCCCCATTTATTCCGTACAGAGTACAGCAAGATCATTGCTGTACTCTGTAATCATTTTGGAATTGATTATATCGAAGTGGCGGAAGACATTGTAAGCGACACCTTTCTAACCGCTACAGAACTTTGGGGCATAAAGGGAGTTCCTGAAAATCCCGTGGCCTGGCTTTATACGGTGGCTAAAAACAAGACACGCAATTATCTGAAACGTCATAACCTTTTTGAAAAAAAGATTACCGAAGATCTGAAAAAGCAACCGGCGGATTTCGAAACGGATATCGATCTGTCTAACTCCGCTATTGCCGATAGCCAGCTTGCCATGATCTTTACGGTCTGTCATCCGGCTGTTTCAAAAGAAGCACAGATTGCCCTTGCCTTAAATCTCCTTTGCGGTTTTGGTGTGCAGGAGATCGGCGATGCTTTTCTGACCAATAAGGAAACGATTTACAAACGCCTCAAACGCGCTAAAGAAAAGCTCCGGGAAGAAAACATCCCGATTGCGCCACCTTCTGTTCTAATGGTGGAAGACCGTCAGGAAGCCGTGCTGACCACGCTGTACCTTTTGTTCAATGAAGGGTATTACTCCGTTTCAGGGCACCATCCCCTCAAGAAAGACTGTTGCATGGAAGCCATGCGCCTCACATTACTATTGCTTGAGAACACGCTCACCAACACTCCGGCCACCAATGCAATCATGGCACTTATGTGCTTTCATGCCTCCCGTTTTGACGCAAGAACGAACAGCAATGGGGAAATCATTCTTTATGAAGACCAGGATACCCGGCTCTGGAACAAGGAGCTGATCGAAAAAGGACTTTATTATATGAACAATTCGGCCAGCGGAAACCAGATCAGCAAATTCCATCTGGAGGCCGGCATAGCCTACTGGCATACACATTCCGAAGACACCAAAGAAAAATGGGAGGCGATTCTTCAGCTGTATAATAAGCTCCTGATGCTGGAATACACGCCTGTAGCTGCGCTGAACCGTACCTACGCGCTGGCCAAAGCCAACAGCGTTGAAGAAGCCATCACCGAAGCCGAAAAGCTGAACCTCACCGACAATCATTTTTATTTTGTATTGCTGGGTAAACTTTATGAGCACACTGATCCCACCAAAGCGCGGACACTTTTACAAACGGCCAAAGACCTGGCCCGGTCGGAAAACGACCGGCAGCTGATCCAGAAAAAAATAAGCGAACTGAAAGAGATATCCTAA
- a CDS encoding TPR end-of-group domain-containing protein: MSLLIKRTGFFLLLFTYCSAAAQTTTSVRSAQEAADSLFRLKKYAEAAAGYTTAIDLADFKIKKADLYYNLANALALSGNADSAFNALKQAVGLGYNDKDHIENDKDLLALHQQPEWNHLLAGIPKARPLNDDPEKTMFRTDDIHRFWRAYDAASHDTANYTRIFQQLYFDSASSGMEDYMAYKVNSIDDFITHIRSAPAFYHSIRAATFKSDAFKQDFLASFKKLKALYPEAKFPDVYFVIGAFTSAGTVTRNGLLIGINQICKTDSTRTEELSDRLKTRMNKISYLPNIIAHEAIHFQQEGMNNNDTTTLRSVIVEGMADFIGELISGDSANPEVFRWAKGKEKAIWSRFEKDMYQSRYSNWIANSKTSSPDNPPDQGYWIGYQICKSFYEKAGDKKKAIYDMLHIRDYRQFLKQSGWEEKLAGM; this comes from the coding sequence ATGAGTTTATTGATAAAAAGGACCGGCTTCTTTTTGCTGTTGTTCACTTATTGCAGTGCCGCCGCCCAGACCACGACTTCCGTAAGATCAGCGCAGGAGGCGGCGGATAGTCTTTTCCGGCTTAAAAAATATGCCGAAGCCGCTGCCGGTTATACAACCGCGATTGATCTTGCAGATTTTAAAATAAAAAAAGCCGACCTGTATTACAACCTGGCCAATGCGCTGGCGCTTTCCGGAAATGCAGACAGTGCCTTCAATGCACTCAAGCAGGCGGTTGGTCTGGGATACAACGACAAGGACCATATAGAGAACGACAAAGACCTCCTCGCACTTCATCAACAACCGGAATGGAACCACCTGTTGGCCGGTATTCCAAAAGCCAGACCATTGAACGACGACCCGGAAAAAACAATGTTCAGGACCGATGACATCCATCGTTTCTGGAGGGCGTATGACGCTGCCAGCCATGATACTGCAAATTATACCCGGATATTTCAGCAGCTTTATTTCGATAGTGCCAGTTCAGGAATGGAAGATTATATGGCCTATAAAGTGAACAGCATCGATGACTTCATCACGCATATCCGCTCCGCACCGGCATTTTATCATTCCATAAGGGCCGCCACCTTCAAATCGGATGCCTTCAAACAGGATTTCCTGGCTTCGTTTAAAAAACTGAAAGCGCTTTACCCCGAAGCAAAATTCCCGGATGTTTATTTTGTCATCGGTGCTTTTACCTCGGCAGGTACGGTTACCAGGAATGGTCTCCTGATCGGTATCAACCAGATCTGCAAAACAGACAGCACCCGCACGGAGGAACTGAGCGACCGCTTAAAGACCCGGATGAACAAGATCAGCTACCTGCCCAACATCATTGCGCATGAAGCCATTCATTTTCAGCAGGAAGGTATGAACAACAATGACACCACCACCCTGCGCTCGGTGATCGTTGAGGGTATGGCTGATTTTATAGGCGAACTGATCAGTGGTGATTCGGCCAACCCTGAAGTTTTCCGCTGGGCAAAAGGAAAAGAGAAAGCTATCTGGTCCCGGTTTGAAAAAGACATGTACCAAAGCCGGTACAGCAACTGGATCGCCAACTCCAAAACATCGTCGCCGGACAATCCGCCGGATCAGGGCTACTGGATCGGCTACCAGATCTGCAAATCATTTTATGAAAAGGCCGGCGACAAAAAGAAAGCAATTTATGACATGCTGCACATCCGCGACTACCGGCAGTTCCTGAAGCAGAGCGGCTGGGAGGAAAAACTGGCCGGTATGTAA
- a CDS encoding carboxymuconolactone decarboxylase family protein encodes MEQRIKFTEAGKDALTALYPVGKYLKQTTLDQQLLHLIYYRVSQINGCAFCLDMHSKDLRAAGETEQRLYVMDAWREAPFYSDKERAALAWAEALTKLSSTLVPDDIYDKAKEHFSEKELVDLTLAVTTINTYNRFNIAFGAPVGTYKVGQFA; translated from the coding sequence ATGGAACAAAGAATTAAATTCACTGAAGCAGGAAAAGATGCATTGACAGCCTTGTACCCCGTAGGAAAGTACCTGAAACAAACCACTCTCGATCAGCAGTTGCTGCACCTGATCTACTACCGTGTATCACAGATCAACGGCTGTGCCTTTTGTCTGGATATGCACTCAAAAGATCTCCGGGCTGCGGGTGAAACCGAACAGCGTCTGTATGTAATGGATGCCTGGAGGGAAGCCCCTTTTTACAGCGACAAAGAAAGGGCGGCGCTGGCCTGGGCCGAAGCACTGACCAAGCTGAGCAGCACGTTGGTACCAGACGATATTTATGATAAGGCAAAAGAACATTTTTCCGAAAAGGAGTTGGTGGACCTGACCCTGGCCGTGACAACGATTAATACCTACAATCGTTTTAACATTGCCTTTGGTGCACCTGTGGGTACTTACAAAGTGGGTCAGTTTGCTTAA
- a CDS encoding NADP-dependent oxidoreductase, whose amino-acid sequence MKAIVLEQFGSIDNLQFKELPVPQPQAGELLIKVVFAAVNPYDRKVVEVFGKEAGVQLPVVLGSELSGIVEATGEGVTGFKPGDAVCGNLGTFGGCYAEYAVVKQTDVVVKPAAVSFETAAAAPVAALTASKAILDEGGLKAGEKIVIHGASGGIGAMAVQLAKAAGAHVTATASGKNEARIKALGADVFIDYTTQDFTTLIKDADLVLDTVGGKTQEDSFIILKKGGRLISLVQPPSKEKAAQYEVQAKMIFGGPNAGRLEKVMQQLAEGRLKVTVEKVYVLSDAKEALLAMKNGHRTGKLLLNP is encoded by the coding sequence ATGAAAGCAATCGTCCTTGAACAATTCGGAAGTATCGATAACCTGCAATTTAAAGAGTTACCGGTGCCCCAGCCGCAGGCCGGCGAGCTTCTCATAAAAGTGGTATTCGCTGCTGTAAACCCCTATGACCGGAAGGTAGTGGAAGTATTTGGGAAAGAGGCGGGCGTTCAGCTACCCGTGGTACTGGGCTCCGAGCTTTCGGGCATTGTTGAAGCTACCGGCGAAGGGGTTACCGGCTTTAAGCCCGGTGACGCGGTATGCGGCAACCTTGGAACATTTGGCGGCTGTTATGCCGAATATGCTGTGGTAAAACAAACCGATGTGGTAGTAAAGCCAGCGGCTGTTTCCTTTGAAACCGCGGCCGCTGCTCCGGTGGCAGCGCTAACCGCTTCAAAGGCCATCCTTGATGAAGGTGGATTAAAAGCAGGGGAAAAAATTGTCATTCACGGCGCGTCCGGTGGTATCGGTGCTATGGCAGTGCAGCTGGCAAAAGCGGCAGGAGCCCATGTTACTGCTACCGCTTCCGGAAAAAACGAAGCGCGCATCAAAGCGTTGGGGGCCGACGTTTTTATTGATTACACCACGCAGGATTTTACAACATTGATCAAAGATGCCGACCTGGTACTGGACACCGTTGGTGGCAAAACCCAGGAAGACTCATTTATCATACTCAAAAAAGGAGGCCGGCTGATCAGCCTCGTGCAACCACCTTCAAAAGAAAAAGCCGCTCAGTATGAAGTACAGGCAAAAATGATTTTCGGGGGACCCAATGCCGGACGCCTGGAAAAAGTGATGCAACAGCTTGCGGAAGGCCGGCTGAAAGTAACCGTAGAAAAAGTATATGTGCTATCCGATGCAAAGGAAGCCCTTCTTGCTATGAAAAACGGGCACCGCACCGGGAAACTGTTGCTGAACCCCTGA
- a CDS encoding GNAT family N-acetyltransferase — protein MNTLSTIRFFKRAEIDTTRWDAFIKNSAQYRIYALSNWLDHLSPGWSALINADYSVVMPLPVKKKYGISYLAQPRFTQQLGLYSARPLSPAVAEDFLYHAAHLFSFAEIFLNTGTGSDAPAEKDNYILPLNNPYPEIRSRYSRSLTDNSLRPASKNQLKYIQQTDTAAAIDQYRQLYQQRMGLEDAAYHQLEVLAAAMKKTGNCFTRQVIITEGRPVATSLFFIDRQRIYNLCSATPPEGRKLNANYFLYDQLIREFAGSGLILDFEGSTIPGIAAFYKKFGAHPEPYYFVKWNRLKWPLKIFKK, from the coding sequence TTGAACACGCTTTCCACTATCCGGTTCTTTAAACGGGCGGAGATCGATACGACCCGCTGGGACGCTTTTATAAAAAACAGTGCACAGTACCGCATCTATGCCCTCAGCAACTGGCTGGATCATCTTTCGCCCGGCTGGAGCGCCCTGATCAACGCCGACTATTCGGTAGTAATGCCCCTGCCTGTTAAAAAAAAATATGGCATCTCCTACCTCGCTCAGCCCCGGTTCACCCAACAATTGGGACTGTACTCGGCCCGGCCGCTTTCTCCTGCTGTTGCGGAGGATTTCCTTTATCATGCGGCACATCTTTTTTCATTTGCCGAGATATTCCTGAATACCGGCACCGGCTCAGATGCGCCCGCTGAAAAGGATAATTATATCCTGCCGCTCAACAACCCCTACCCGGAGATCCGGAGCCGTTACTCACGAAGTCTTACTGACAACAGCCTCCGTCCGGCTTCCAAAAATCAACTTAAATATATCCAGCAAACAGACACGGCAGCTGCCATTGACCAGTACCGGCAACTTTACCAGCAACGGATGGGACTGGAAGATGCCGCTTATCATCAACTGGAAGTGCTTGCCGCCGCCATGAAAAAAACAGGAAATTGTTTTACCCGGCAGGTAATCATAACGGAAGGAAGACCTGTTGCCACCAGTCTTTTTTTTATCGACCGGCAGCGGATCTACAATCTTTGTTCCGCCACACCACCTGAAGGAAGAAAGCTGAATGCCAACTATTTCTTATATGACCAGCTCATCCGCGAATTTGCCGGCTCGGGTCTTATCCTTGATTTTGAAGGGAGTACGATCCCCGGGATCGCAGCGTTCTATAAAAAATTCGGCGCTCATCCTGAGCCCTATTATTTTGTAAAGTGGAACCGACTTAAATGGCCTCTCAAAATTTTTAAAAAATAA
- a CDS encoding lipase family protein, whose translation MQLRIRLFVLALVMVQAISAQEFQPVFDGKEYTAFLSMMHFESSIPDKARREKEQDPYKLVYKSPEMGMKNLWWLYTNAYNQAVIVIRGTVGDKASWLENYYCPMIPATGSLQLDATTKFDYKLAESNEAYVHAGWTIGMAYLVRDMVPHIKELYQKGVRDFFIFGHSQGGVLSYLVSSYLYYQRQAGALPQDIRFKTYTSAAPKPGNMQYAYDFDFINKGGWAYSVVNAADWVPETPYSIQRVSDMNRLNPIIHIPDDLKKQKFFLRLVGNLYYGKLNRKTRKAQRSYTNILGHKLYKLAIKKVLPGLKEPQYMPSMSYMRAGTPVVLLPDAEYYKKYGTDGKDKFAHHHLEPYLYLLQKQYGK comes from the coding sequence ATGCAGTTACGTATAAGACTTTTTGTATTGGCCCTGGTAATGGTACAGGCCATTTCCGCACAGGAATTTCAGCCGGTATTTGACGGAAAAGAATATACGGCATTTCTTTCCATGATGCATTTTGAAAGCAGCATCCCGGATAAGGCCCGGCGGGAAAAAGAACAGGACCCTTATAAACTGGTTTACAAATCGCCGGAGATGGGTATGAAAAACCTCTGGTGGCTGTATACCAACGCCTACAACCAGGCCGTGATCGTGATCCGGGGAACGGTGGGAGATAAGGCCAGCTGGCTGGAGAATTATTATTGTCCGATGATTCCGGCCACCGGTTCCCTGCAGCTGGATGCCACAACAAAATTTGATTATAAGCTGGCAGAAAGCAACGAGGCCTATGTACACGCCGGCTGGACCATCGGAATGGCCTACCTGGTGCGGGATATGGTGCCCCATATAAAGGAGCTGTATCAGAAAGGAGTGCGCGATTTTTTTATTTTCGGGCACAGCCAGGGGGGCGTGCTGAGCTACCTGGTGAGCTCTTATCTTTATTACCAGCGACAGGCCGGTGCGCTGCCACAGGACATCCGCTTCAAGACCTACACCAGCGCAGCACCCAAGCCGGGCAATATGCAGTATGCCTATGATTTTGATTTTATCAACAAAGGTGGCTGGGCCTATTCTGTGGTGAACGCGGCGGACTGGGTGCCCGAAACGCCCTACAGCATTCAGCGGGTTTCGGACATGAACCGGTTGAACCCGATCATACACATTCCGGATGACCTGAAAAAGCAGAAATTCTTCCTGCGCCTGGTGGGCAATCTTTATTATGGAAAGTTGAATCGCAAAACAAGAAAGGCGCAGCGCTCTTATACCAATATCCTGGGACATAAATTGTATAAACTGGCGATAAAAAAAGTACTGCCGGGGTTAAAAGAACCGCAGTATATGCCCTCCATGAGTTATATGCGGGCAGGTACACCGGTTGTCCTGCTGCCTGACGCGGAGTATTATAAAAAGTACGGCACGGACGGAAAAGACAAATTTGCCCATCATCACCTGGAGCCCTATCTCTATCTGTTACAGAAACAATACGGGAAGTGA
- a CDS encoding sugar transferase, translating to MGDSKRISSSWYLLADYTGATLSWLIFISLLRRGPENLGAQDWIVTLFIVPVLWLMLFTLAGSYRNLYEKSRTEEFLVTLLCSLIGSAALIFIFPELKYHLYIGIIHLLFRLVVLHCGITFFFRWLILRVVKRQIKDRTVIFNTLLISDGSAVNDVLTTTGKGLSDTAFHYAGYIELAPPANVQDVELPRLGSLTELETVIRQHSIKMVVINNAQTFSLPVEDLLARLSEKDVAINLIPKTLDILSGSVKAGNVMGGGLVNIPNTLLSNWQSNIKRVLDVGCAAGGLLFLSPLYLFVALRVRFSSPGPVIFKQERIGYKGRPFTLYKFRSMYTGAETGVPLLSSRNDPRITRWGKVMRKWRLDELPQLWNILKGDMSLVGPRPERAYFIDQIVQHFPTYKYVLKARPGLTSWGMVQFGYAENLEEMIERNQFDLMYIENISLLLDLKILLHTFRIILQGKGK from the coding sequence GTGGGAGATTCTAAACGCATTTCTTCTTCCTGGTACCTGCTGGCGGATTATACAGGGGCGACACTCTCCTGGCTGATCTTCATCAGTCTGCTGCGCAGGGGACCCGAGAACCTGGGTGCGCAGGACTGGATCGTTACCCTGTTTATCGTTCCTGTACTCTGGCTGATGTTGTTCACCCTGGCCGGCAGCTACCGGAACCTCTATGAAAAATCAAGGACCGAAGAATTCTTGGTCACCCTGCTCTGCTCCCTTATCGGAAGCGCCGCACTTATATTTATTTTTCCCGAATTAAAGTATCACCTGTATATCGGTATCATCCACCTGCTGTTCCGCCTGGTCGTGCTGCATTGCGGCATCACTTTTTTTTTCCGCTGGCTGATCCTCCGGGTTGTAAAACGCCAGATAAAGGACCGGACGGTTATTTTTAATACCCTCCTTATCAGCGATGGTTCCGCAGTAAATGATGTGCTGACCACCACCGGAAAAGGGCTGTCGGACACCGCTTTTCATTATGCAGGTTATATAGAGCTTGCTCCTCCCGCCAACGTTCAGGATGTGGAGTTGCCCCGGCTGGGCTCGCTTACAGAGCTCGAAACCGTCATCCGGCAGCATTCGATAAAAATGGTGGTCATTAACAATGCCCAGACCTTTTCCCTGCCTGTGGAGGACCTGCTGGCCCGGCTCAGTGAAAAAGATGTGGCGATCAACCTGATCCCAAAAACGCTTGACATCCTTTCCGGCTCGGTTAAAGCAGGCAATGTAATGGGTGGCGGGCTTGTAAATATTCCCAATACCCTGCTCAGCAACTGGCAATCGAATATAAAACGGGTACTGGATGTGGGCTGTGCAGCAGGCGGTTTATTGTTCTTATCCCCGCTCTACCTGTTTGTGGCCCTGCGTGTACGTTTCAGCAGCCCGGGACCTGTCATTTTTAAACAGGAACGGATCGGCTATAAAGGCCGGCCGTTTACGCTTTATAAATTCCGGTCGATGTATACCGGCGCGGAAACCGGTGTACCGTTGCTGTCGTCCAGGAATGATCCCCGGATCACCAGGTGGGGAAAGGTCATGCGCAAATGGCGTCTGGATGAACTGCCGCAGCTATGGAATATCCTGAAAGGCGATATGAGCCTTGTCGGCCCCCGGCCGGAACGGGCCTATTTTATCGACCAGATCGTTCAGCATTTTCCCACCTATAAATATGTACTAAAGGCGCGGCCCGGTCTTACCAGTTGGGGAATGGTACAGTTTGGCTATGCCGAAAACCTTGAAGAGATGATCGAACGCAACCAGTTTGACCTGATGTACATCGAAAACATTTCGCTCCTGTTGGACCTTAAAATTTTATTGCATACTTTTCGGATCATTCTTCAGGGCAAAGGAAAATAA
- a CDS encoding YciI family protein translates to MKDFLFLFRADYVEYAKRSPQELQSMTKKWMDWIGGIAAQNKLADRGNRLESGGKVIRPGSVITDGPFCEIKESLGGYIVIKTASLDEAAEIAKGCPVYEIGGSVEVREISVM, encoded by the coding sequence ATGAAAGATTTTTTATTTCTGTTCCGTGCAGATTATGTTGAATATGCCAAGCGCTCCCCACAGGAACTGCAATCGATGACAAAGAAATGGATGGACTGGATCGGCGGGATTGCCGCACAAAACAAGCTGGCCGACCGGGGCAACCGCCTGGAGAGCGGAGGAAAAGTGATCCGGCCCGGCAGCGTAATAACCGACGGCCCTTTTTGTGAAATAAAAGAAAGTCTGGGAGGTTATATCGTGATAAAGACCGCCTCCCTTGATGAAGCAGCCGAAATTGCCAAGGGATGCCCGGTTTATGAGATCGGCGGTTCTGTGGAAGTACGTGAAATCAGTGTAATGTAA
- a CDS encoding class I SAM-dependent methyltransferase, protein MNEEKFIMFRNRLTKVYRHLSKQAQKQGVSCYRIYDHDLPEFPVCIERYENYIYIAEYKRRHGMEEHQHQQWMTQTITVVATVTGIPETNIHTKLRQRKAGRQGQYQKTDQTRNEITVQENGLKFIVNLEDYLDTGLFLDHRITRKLVQEQSDRQRVLNLFAYTGSFSVYAAAGGAALITTVDLSGTYTRWAERNMQLNDFTRRGYTFVQADALQFIRQAATGSYDIIVLDPPTFSNSKKTDTVLDIQRDHVLLINECLRLLSPGGTLYFSTNARKFVLDAGKLQTDKIKDITKTTTPFDFEGKLFRWCYKIEK, encoded by the coding sequence TTGAACGAGGAAAAATTTATCATGTTCCGCAACCGGCTGACCAAGGTTTACCGGCATCTTTCCAAACAGGCTCAAAAACAGGGGGTTAGTTGTTACCGTATCTACGATCATGATCTGCCGGAGTTTCCGGTTTGCATTGAACGGTATGAAAATTATATCTATATCGCGGAATACAAACGGCGGCACGGCATGGAGGAACACCAGCACCAGCAATGGATGACACAAACTATAACGGTTGTTGCAACAGTAACGGGTATCCCCGAAACGAACATCCATACCAAGCTCCGCCAGCGGAAGGCCGGCCGCCAGGGTCAGTACCAAAAGACCGACCAAACCCGTAATGAGATCACCGTGCAGGAGAACGGTTTAAAATTTATTGTAAACCTCGAAGACTACCTGGATACAGGACTTTTCCTGGACCACCGCATCACACGTAAGCTGGTGCAGGAGCAGAGCGATCGGCAGCGGGTATTGAACCTTTTTGCCTATACCGGGTCGTTTTCTGTTTATGCAGCAGCAGGTGGGGCGGCGCTGATCACTACTGTGGACCTTTCAGGCACCTATACCCGGTGGGCGGAACGGAACATGCAGTTGAATGACTTTACACGGCGGGGATACACTTTTGTGCAGGCAGATGCACTACAATTTATCAGGCAGGCGGCCACCGGATCTTATGATATCATCGTGCTGGATCCGCCTACCTTCAGCAACAGCAAAAAAACTGATACCGTTTTAGACATTCAGCGCGACCATGTTTTGCTGATCAATGAATGCCTGCGGTTGCTAAGTCCGGGAGGCACATTGTATTTCAGTACCAATGCCCGGAAATTTGTTCTGGATGCCGGTAAATTGCAAACGGACAAGATAAAGGACATCACCAAAACCACGACTCCATTTGATTTTGAGGGAAAATTGTTCCGATGGTGTTATAAGATAGAGAAGTAA